Proteins encoded together in one Shewanella oneidensis MR-1 window:
- a CDS encoding glucosaminidase domain-containing protein codes for MKTGRIGSFILALALVILAIFSLRLLLIPTIDEPESIVTQLENAIDPVTQVPDFSAITDVAEKKRAFFDFLRPIVQQQNAIIASEREFITDMLAIVENGNALSDSQSAQLNQIFDKYLYAARNVDAKSLNSLLKRVDIIPESMVLIQAANESGWGSSRFAREGFNFFGEWCFSNGCGIVPSSRGSGKTHEVKIFPSVDASVSSYMRNLNSNTAYNLFRSIRADLRAQEAELNADQLIYGLVNYSERQEAYIDELLDMLRHNAKYLVKADV; via the coding sequence TTGAAAACGGGTAGAATTGGTTCGTTTATACTCGCGTTAGCCCTAGTGATCTTGGCGATCTTTTCGCTAAGATTATTGCTCATTCCTACAATTGATGAGCCAGAATCTATCGTAACCCAACTGGAAAACGCCATAGACCCCGTTACACAAGTTCCCGATTTTTCTGCTATCACTGATGTAGCGGAAAAAAAACGTGCCTTTTTCGACTTTTTAAGACCCATCGTTCAACAACAAAACGCAATTATTGCTAGCGAGCGAGAGTTTATTACTGACATGCTGGCGATAGTAGAGAACGGCAATGCATTATCTGACTCGCAGTCAGCGCAACTCAATCAAATATTTGATAAATATCTATATGCTGCCCGTAACGTAGATGCTAAATCCCTCAACAGTTTACTCAAGCGGGTCGATATCATTCCCGAATCGATGGTTCTGATCCAGGCTGCCAATGAATCCGGGTGGGGAAGTTCTCGATTCGCGCGTGAAGGATTTAATTTTTTTGGTGAATGGTGTTTTAGCAATGGCTGCGGCATAGTGCCTTCCTCTCGAGGTTCTGGCAAAACCCATGAGGTGAAAATATTCCCATCGGTTGATGCTTCAGTATCCTCCTATATGCGTAATTTAAACTCTAATACCGCGTATAACCTATTTCGCTCAATTCGCGCAGATTTACGCGCTCAGGAAGCTGAGCTAAATGCCGACCAATTGATCTATGGGTTAGTAAATTATTCTGAAAGGCAAGAAGCTTATATCGATGAGTTACTCGATATGTTACGACACAATGCAAAATACTTGGTGAAGGCGGATGTTTAA